The following are encoded together in the Candidatus Schekmanbacteria bacterium RIFCSPLOWO2_02_FULL_38_14 genome:
- a CDS encoding glutamate dehydrogenase yields MEYKSPMFDMAVKQLENIAEKIGLEQGVFERLRLPRRALVVSIPVRMDSGETKMFVGYRVQHNMTMGPTKGGLRYHPEVNLGEVAALAMWMSWKCALIGLPYGGAKGGIACDPTKMSENELEHLTRRYTTEIMMIIGPERDIPAPDMGTDERIMAWIMDTYSMQKGYTIPGVVTGKTLLLGGSAARKMATGGGIIHMIDEAKKVIGLKKEKLTLAIQGFGNVGSSIGIIAKRKNWDVIAITDVAGGVYNSKGIDIDALLNHMKETGKIKGFKGGDSITNEELLEVRCDVLAPSAVARVITSKNASRLKCKILAEGANGPTTLDADPILQDKGIFVIPDILANSGGVTVSYFEWVQDLQSFFWSQERVIHEVKELLSKSFNEVLKITKEKKCDTRTAALMIGIGRVAEAKRQRGLYP; encoded by the coding sequence ATGGAATACAAAAGTCCTATGTTTGATATGGCAGTAAAGCAGCTTGAAAATATCGCTGAAAAAATAGGCTTGGAACAAGGAGTTTTTGAAAGGCTGAGGCTGCCAAGGAGGGCACTGGTTGTATCTATTCCTGTCCGAATGGATAGCGGTGAGACCAAAATGTTTGTAGGTTACAGGGTACAGCACAACATGACAATGGGACCAACAAAAGGCGGACTGAGGTACCATCCTGAAGTAAACCTTGGTGAAGTTGCAGCTCTTGCAATGTGGATGTCATGGAAATGCGCACTTATCGGACTTCCTTATGGAGGAGCAAAAGGCGGAATTGCCTGCGACCCGACCAAAATGTCTGAAAATGAGCTTGAGCACCTTACCAGAAGATATACAACGGAGATAATGATGATAATAGGTCCTGAGAGAGATATTCCTGCTCCTGATATGGGAACGGATGAAAGAATAATGGCATGGATTATGGACACCTACAGCATGCAAAAAGGCTATACAATTCCCGGAGTCGTAACCGGCAAAACACTGCTTCTTGGAGGTTCCGCAGCAAGAAAAATGGCAACTGGTGGCGGAATAATACATATGATAGATGAGGCAAAAAAAGTAATAGGGCTTAAAAAGGAAAAATTAACTCTGGCAATTCAGGGATTTGGCAATGTCGGTTCATCTATTGGCATAATAGCAAAGAGGAAAAACTGGGATGTAATTGCAATTACCGATGTTGCAGGCGGGGTCTATAATTCAAAAGGAATCGATATTGATGCGCTGCTAAACCATATGAAAGAAACCGGGAAAATAAAAGGTTTTAAAGGCGGAGATTCCATTACAAATGAAGAATTGCTCGAGGTCCGGTGTGATGTCCTTGCACCATCAGCCGTTGCCAGGGTAATTACAAGTAAAAATGCCAGCCGCTTAAAATGCAAAATCCTTGCTGAAGGGGCTAATGGACCAACTACACTTGATGCAGACCCGATATTGCAGGATAAAGGTATTTTTGTTATCCCTGACATACTTGCAAATTCAGGAGGCGTCACAGTTTCATATTTTGAATGGGTGCAGGACCTTCAGAGTTTTTTCTGGTCGCAGGAAAGAGTAATCCATGAAGTAAAAGAACTTCTCTCAAAGTCCTTCAACGAAGTTTTAAAAATAACAAAAGAGAAAAAGTGTGATACACGTACTGCTGCCTTGATGATTGGCATTGGAAGGGTCGCAGAGGCAAAAAGGCAGAGAG
- a CDS encoding fructose-6-phosphate aldolase (similar to novel fructose-6-phosphate aldolase from Escherichia coli; enzyme from Methanocaldococcus janaschii shows transaldolase activity), which translates to MKIFIDTADIKAIREANELGIVDGVTTNPSLVAKEGKDFKEIIKEICSIVDGPISAEAVSLDCNGMLAEARELSKIHKNVVIKIPMIKEGLKAVKILSRDGIKTNVTLVFSASQALLAAKAGATFVSPFIGRLDDISHVGMEIIHQIRTIYDNYGFITKIIVASVRNPLHVVDAALAGADIATIPPAVIDQLFKHPLTDIGIEKFLSDWEKVPKK; encoded by the coding sequence ATGAAAATATTTATTGATACTGCTGATATTAAGGCAATAAGAGAAGCTAATGAACTGGGCATAGTTGACGGGGTTACTACAAACCCTTCCTTGGTTGCAAAAGAGGGCAAGGATTTTAAGGAAATAATAAAAGAAATCTGTTCTATTGTAGATGGTCCAATAAGCGCTGAGGCTGTAAGCCTTGACTGCAACGGAATGCTTGCAGAGGCAAGAGAATTATCAAAGATTCATAAGAATGTAGTAATAAAAATTCCAATGATAAAAGAGGGTTTAAAGGCTGTAAAGATTCTTTCAAGAGACGGAATAAAGACAAATGTTACGCTTGTTTTCTCAGCGTCTCAGGCGCTTCTTGCTGCAAAGGCAGGGGCAACATTTGTGAGTCCATTTATTGGAAGGCTTGATGATATAAGCCATGTAGGAATGGAGATAATCCATCAGATAAGAACCATATATGACAACTATGGGTTTATAACTAAAATAATAGTGGCAAGCGTTCGCAATCCGCTCCATGTTGTTGATGCTGCGCTTGCAGGGGCAGATATTGCAACAATACCTCCTGCTGTGATTGACCAGCTCTTCAAACACCCTCTGACTGATATAGGGATTGAAAAATTTTTGTCAGACTGGGAAAAGGTTCCAAAGAAATAA